CGCATGTTCAACGAAAAACGCGAAGCCATCGAACGCGAAATCCAACGTTTGAAAACAACGTGGTACACGCCGCAAAAACTCGCCGAAGAAGAGCAGCTGCGCGTATTCGGCCAGAAACTCAGCCGCGAGGCCAACCTGCACGACCTCCTGCGCCGCCCGAACCTCGACTACGCCGCACTGATGACCCTGCCCGGTGCACAACCTGAAACCGCACTTGCCGACAGCGTGGTCGAACAAGTCGAAATCCAAGTCAAATACCAAGGCTATATCGACCGCCAAAACGAAGAAATCGACAGCCGCCGTGACATCGAAACCTTAAAGCTGCCCGACGATATCGATTACAGCAAAGTCAAAGGTTTGTCGGCAGAAGTGCAGCAAAAGCTCAATCAGCACAAACCCGAAACCGTCGGACAAGCCAGCCGAATTTCCGGCGTCACACCTGCGGCGGTGGCGTTGCTGATGGTGCATTTGAAACGCGGGTTTAAAGATGCCAAGTAAGGTTTAATCCGAATAAAGGCCGTCTGAAACTTTCAGACGGCCTTTATTTATCAGGGGATTGATGGTGTTGCACCTTATTTCATTAATTTTTTAAAGAGTTCGGATTGTCAGCAAGATGGGCGTATTCTGATGAAAAAATGAAGAAGAAAACGTTTTTTCAGGACGCGTCATAAGCTGCCGCTTTTTCGAGCAGTTTTACCCTTGCCTGCGGCCATTCCTCACGCAGCAGGCTGTATTCAACCGTATCGCGCACGCTGCCGTCTTTCCGCAGCTTGTGGCAGCGCAAGATGCCGTCTTGGTGTGCACCCAAGCGTTCGATGGCGTGTTGGGAGGCGGTATTGAGGTTGTCGGTCTGCCAGCAGACGCAACGGCAGTTTAAAGTGTCGAAAACGTAGTCGAGCAACATGATTTTGCAGGCGGTATTGATGTGCGTGCGCTGTGCCGACAGGGCATACCATGTGAAACCGATGTAGAGGCGTGGGATGGCGGGGTCGATGTGGTAAAGCGAAGTTGAGCCGACAATTTTTCCCGTGTCTTCGTCGATGACGGCAAAGGCGAGGCGGGTTTGTATGGCGGTGCGGATATAGTCAGCTACTTGGTGGGGTTCGGGCGCGGTGGTTACGTTCAGCTTCCAAACTTCGCCGTCGCAAACTGCTTCGCGCAAACCGGCTTCGTGTGCCGTTGTTAAAGGTTCGAGACGGACGCGGTCGAAGGATAAAACGGGAGTGGATGAGAAATCAGTCATGGAGGTTTCCTTTGTATTTGATAGTTTGAGTTTTCAGACGACCTTTTATAGTGTCTTAACGGACGGCATCTCTGAGGTCTTCTGAAAGCTATTGATTAATGATGTTTGAACATCAGCACGCCCGACTCCGATACAAACCCGTCCAGCGGCAGGTCGTGGGGTTCGGTCGGTAGGGTGTCGGTCAGTTGGCAGCCGAAGCCTACGCCTAGGGTTTGGGTTTGCAGGCGGTATTTCGTGGCGGAGAGGGTGGCGTCGTAATAGCCGCCGGCCTGTCCGAGGCGGTAGCCGCGTTTGTCGATGCCGACGATGGGGACCAGCAATAGGCTGAGTTGGTGGACGCGGATTTTTTTGCCGGTGAATTGGGGGACGTGCAATTTGGCGTGGCCGCGTTTGCGTTCTTGTTTGGCGCCGTCGGCAGGGTAGGGTGTGAACCACATCCGCCGCGTGTGCGGTTCGATATAGGGCAGGTAGAGTTTTGCGCCGCGTTTTTGTGCGGCACGGACAAAGCCGTCCAATCGCAATTCCTTGCCCATCGGCCAATACACGCCGATTTTCCGTCCTTTTTTGATGTAGGGCTTGAGCAGGCGGTTGATGGTTTCGGTGGCGGCGTTCCGTTCGTCAGCGCTCATTTGGGCGCGTGATCGGCGGAACTGTTTGCGTAGTGCCGATTTTTCGGGGTTCCTCATTTTCAGACGGCCTTTCGGGATTGCGGTAGAATGTTGCGATTATAACGATTTTGTTAACATTCAAACAGGACGCACACGATGTGGCACATTGTCGCCATCGGCTATCTTTTTGTTGCCGTGATGTTTTCCGCCGCGCAGCCGAGTATTGCGCGCGCGTTGATTTATTTGGTTTTTTGGGCAGTGTTGCCCACTGTGTTCACGGTCTTTGTCGTGACCATCCGCCGCCGCAACCGCCTGATGAAACGGCAGGAGCAGGCGGAGTTTGAAGCGGCCCGCCAAAAGGCGGTACAGGCAGATGAAAAACAGGACGGGAAGGTATAAAATCCCTTTTCAGACGGCCTCTTATCCGCTATAATCCGTCAGTTTTCCATTTCGGAAACACGCTTTTATTTTTTTTAAAACTTATGCCCACTTTCGCCGAAGGGTGCTTGACAATAGGCGCCGCCTATCAAGTTCTATGCGATTGAATGTGTGCTCTTTAACCCTTTCAAGGAAATAACATGTCTCAAATTACTATGCGTCAGATGATTGAAGCCGGTGTTCACTTCGGTCACCAAACCCGTTTCTGGAACCCGAAAATGGCTCAGTACATTTTCGGTGCGCGCAACAAAATCCATATCGTAAACTTGGAAAAAACCCTGCCGATGTTCCAAGAGGCGCAAGAAGCCGTACGCCGTCTGGTTGCCAACAAAGGTACAGTATTGTTCGTAGGTACCAAACGCCAAGCCCGCGACATCATCCGCGAAGAAGCTACCCGTGCCGGTATGCCTTTCGTTGATCACCGTTGGTTGGGCGGTATGCTGACCAACTACAAAACCGTTAAGCAATCCATCAAACGCCTGGAAGAAAAAACTGCTGCCCTGGAAAACGCTGCTGAAGGCGGTTTCAACAAAAAAGAAATTCTGGAAATGCAACGCGACGTTGAAAAACTGGAACGTTCTTTGGGCGGTATCAAAAACATGAAAGGCCTGCCTGACGCGATTTTCGTTATCGATACCGGCTACCAAAAAGGTACTCTGGTTGAAGCTGAAAAATTGGGCATCCCTGTTATCGCCGTAGTCGATACCAACAATAGCCCTGACGGCGTGAAATACGTTATCCCTGGTAACGATGACTCCGCTAAAGCTATCCGCCTGTACTGCCGCGGCATCGCTGACGCAGTTTTGGAAGGCAAAAACCAAGCGCTGCAAGAAACTGTAGCTGCTGCCCAAGAAGCTGCTGCCGAGTAATTCGGTACACAGAAGAGGGGCGTTATGCCCCTTTTCTCAAATCCCGTTCTGAAATCCGTTTCAGACGGCCACTATTTCCAAACACGGCGATGGCCGTGTTCCCAAAAATCTAGGAGATTCAAAATGGCAGAAATTACTGCAAAAATGGTTGCCGACCTGCGCGCCGCTACCGGCCTGGGCATGATGGAATGCAAAAAAGCCTTGGTTGAAGCTGAAGGCAACTTCGACAAAGCCGAAGAAATCCTGCGTATTAAATCTGGTGCGAAAGCCGGTAAACTGGCTGGCCGTACTGCTGCCGAAGGCGTATTGGCTTACGCGATCAACGGCAATGTCGGCGCATTGGTTGAAGTAAACTGCGAAACCGACTTCGTTGCCAAAGACGCCGGCTTCGTAGAATTTGCCAACTTCGTTGCGAAAACTGCTGCTGAGAAAAAACCGGCTACCGTTGAAGAACTGAGCGAACTGGTTGAAGCAGAACGCAAAGCCATCATCGCTAAATTGGGCGAGAACATGTCTGTTCGCCGCTTCCAAGTGATCGACACTGCCAACCAACTGGTTGCCTACATCCACGGTGCTTTGGCTACCGAAGGCGTATTGGTTGAGTACAAAGGCTCTGAAGATGTAGCACGCAAAATCGGTATGCACATCGTTGCCGCCAAACCTCAATGCGTATCCGAAGCCGAAGTGGATGATGAAACCATCGAAAAAGAACGCCACATCTACACCGAGCAAGCCATTGCTTCCGGCAAACCTGCCGAAATCGCCGCTAAAATGGTTGAAGGCCGTATCCGCAAATTCTTGGCTGAAATCACTCTGAACGGCCAAGCATTCGTGATGAACCCTGACCAAACTGTTGCCCAATTCGCCAAAGAAAACGGCACTGAAGTAATCAGCTTCGTACGCTACAAAGTAGGCGACGGTATCGAGAAAGCCGTTGTTGACTACGCGGCCGAAGTTGCTGCCGCTGCTAAAGTGTAAGGCACTTATGAAAAAGAAAGCACCTAGATTCCAAACGAATCAGGGTGCTTTTTTTTGAGAAAACCGTTTACGGTACCTAATTTAAGACGACCGAATATAAAGGCCGTCTGAAAACCAAAACAATAATAAACCGACACACCCTATCATTAATATTCCGACCGTTTGAAAATTCAGACGGCCCGACCCCCGACCGACGACATTCAAGAAAGCAAGGTATCCCATGACACAGCAAATCAAATACAAACGCGTATTACTGAAACTCTCCGGCGAATCCCTGATGGGCTCTGATCCATTCGGCATCAATCACGATACCATCGTTCAAACTGTCGGCGAAATTGCCGAAATCGTGAGAATGGGCGTGCAAGTCGGTATCGTTGTCGGCGGCGGTAACATTTTCCGCGGCGTATCTGCACAAGCAGGCAGCATGGACCGCGCCACTGCCGACTACATGGGCATGATGGCAACCGTGATGAACGCCTTGGCACTCAAAGACGCATTTGAAACCTTGGGCATCAAAGCGCGTGTCCAATCCGCACTGTCTATGCAGCAAATCGCTGAAACTTACGCCCGTCCTAAAGCCATTCAATATTTGGAAGAAGGCAAAGTCGTGATTTTCGCCGCCGGTACCGGTAATCCGTTCTTCACGACCGACACTGCCGCTGCATTGCGCGGTGCGGAAATGAACTGCGATGTGATGCTCAAAGCCACCAATGTTGACGGCGTTTATACCGCAGACCCGAAAAAAGACCCATCTGCAACACGCTATGAAACCATTACTTTTGACGAAGCCTTGTTGAAAAACCTCAAAGTGATGGATGCCACCGCCTTCGCCCTCTGCCGCGAACGCAAACTCAATATCGTGGTCTTCGGCATTGCCAAAGAAGGCTCACTCAAACGCGTGGTAACCGGCGAAAACGAAGGTACGCTGGTTCACTGCTAATCATTGAAAGGCCGTCTGAAACAGCCGAACGGGATACATTCGGCTTTCAGACGGCCTTTTATTTTCAGTCGGTTGCGTGGGCATTGGCTCATGGTTTGAAAAGGTTGAGAACTTGCTTGACCATAATGCCCAACCGACAATTCGATAACAAAGGATACTCCATGAATATCACCGTCTTGGCTGTCGGCACGAAAATGCCGCGTTGGGTCGATGAGGCCGTCGGCGAGTACGCCAAACGCTTCGGGCGCGATGTCAATTATGCGCTGAAAGAAATCAAACCAGAGAAACGCGGCGCGGGTGTGAATGCGGCTCAGGGCATGGCGGCTGAAGAAAAACGCCTGCTGGAAGCCATACCGCAGGGCGCGTTTTTGGTGGTATTGGACGAGCGTGGCAAAGCGCCGACTTCGGTCGAATTGGCGCAACATTTAAAAAGCTGGCAGCAAAACGGCGAACACGTCTGCTTTATTATCGGCGGTGCAGACGGCATGACCGACCGATTGAAGCAGCAGGCAAACATGATGATGCGCCTTTCCAGCCTGACCTTGCCGCACGGCATGGTGCGCGTTTTGCTGACCGAGCAGCTTTATCGTGCCGTTTCGATTTTGCACAACCATCCTTATCATCGGGAATAATCCGTTTTGATTGCAGGGATAAGAAGGTAATGCCGCTTTGTCGGTTTGAAAGAGAATAGGGCAAGTCGGTTTAAAGCGGGGTTGAACCTGCTTTCAGACGGCCTGATTTTTCCGCATGAATCCTTTATAATCGTTTCTTTGATAAATCAACATCTTTCGGGAGAACCCAAATGTCCGATTTCCGTCAAGACTTCCTCAAATTCGCTTTGGCACAAAACGTGTTGAAATTCGGCGAATTTACAACTAAGGCCGGCCGTCAGTCGCCTTATTTTTTCAATGCCGGTTTGTTCAATGACGGCGCATCGACTTTGCAGCTGGCGAAGTTTTACGCCGAAGCCATTATTGCCAGCGGCGTGAAGTTCGATATGCTGTTCGGCCCAGCCTATAAAGGCATTATTTTGGCGGCGGCAACAGCGATGATGTTGGCGGAAAAAGGCGTAAACGTACCGTTTGCCTACAACCGCAAAGAAGCCAAAGACCACGGCGAGGGCGGCGTGTTGGTGGGCGCGCCTTTGAAAGGCCGTGTGCTGATTATCGATGATGTGATTTCCGCCGGCACATCCGTGCGCGAGTCGGTCAAACTGATTGAGGCCGAAGGTGCAACGCCTGCCGCAGTGGCCATTGCGCTCGACCGCATGGAAAAAGGCACGGGCGAATTGTCGGCGGTTCAGGAAGTGGAAAAACAATACGGCCTGCCGGTGGTTTCAATTGCCAACCTGAACGACTTGTTCACGCTCTTGCAAAACAATGCCGAATTTGGCGGCTTCTTCGAGCCGGTCAAAGCCTATCGTGAACGTTACGGCGCAGTTTAAACCATAACATTATGCTCAGGTCGTCTGAAAACTGTTTCAGACGGCCTGAAGCACTAGCTAAAATATATTTTTGATTCAATACACTTACGGAAAATACTCATGCCTGCTTGTTCTTGTCCTCATTGTAAAACGCCGCATTGGGTGAAAGATGCCCAGTTGAACGTAGCGCAGGGTTTCGTGGTCTGCACGCGTTGTTCGGGGATGTTTAAGGCCAAGGATTATCTGTCGGGCAACCTGCCGGCCGATCCGGCTCATCTGCCTGTGGCGGTAACGGATGTGCGCCTCGTGCATAACATCGGCGCGCAAATCCTCAAGCATTCCAAACTCTCGCGCAAAGAAATTTCCGATTTGCTCAACAGCGCGCTCAAGGAAGAGCCTAAGGCGGAAGAGCAGGCGGCGGTTAAAACGCGCAAGGACGGTTTTAACTGGACGTTGGCATCGCTGATTGCGCTGACGGTTTTGATTATGCAACTCTTTTATCTTGCCCTGCTATGAGTGCTATCGTCCATTTTGTCGCCAGCTTTCGCGAGGCCGCGCCCTATATCCAATATTTGCGCGGAAAAACCATGGTGGTCGGCGTGACCGACAGCCTGTTGGAAGGCGAAACCTTGATTCGTTTGGCCGCAGATTTGAACCTGTTGGCCAGCTTGGGCTTGCGTTTGGTCTTGGTGCACGGTTCGCGGCATTTGCTCGACAAATTGGCTTCGGGTCGGGATTTTGTTCCGAAATACAGCGGCAGCCGACGGATTACCGATGAAGCGACTTTAATGGAAGTGAAGCAGGTGGCGGGAATTATCCGCAGCGATGTCGAAGCAGCTTTGTTCAGCAGCGTATCTGCGCAGCAACGGAGCAAGCCGCCGGTCATTGCGTGCGGCAACTTTATTACCGCCCGCCCGTTGGGCGTTATCGACGGCGTGGACATGGGCTATACCGGTACCGTCCGTAAAATTGACGCGGAAGAAATCCGTTTGCGTTTGGATGGCGGCGCGGTGGTGCTTATCAGTCCTTTGGGGCATTCGTACAGCGGCAAAACCTTCAATCTGAGTATGTGCGAAACCGCGCAGGAAGTGGCCATGGCTTTGCAGGCGGAGAAACTGGTTTTCTTGACCGAAGAAGCCGGTATTCGTCGTGCCGACGGCTCGTTGGCCAATACTTTGTCTGTCGGCGAAGTGCAGGAATTGATACACGACAATCCCGATGCACCGGCCGATTTGCTGCATGCGGCGGTAGGCGCGTTGGAAAACGGCGTATCGCGGGTGCAGATTCTCAACGGCCGTGAAGACGGCAGCCTGCTGCGCGAGCTGTTTACCCGCGAGGGCAGCGGTACATCTATTGCACGCGAGCCGTTTGTTGCCATCCGTCAGGCACGCAGCGACGACATTCCGCACATCATCGCCTTAATCCGTCCGTTGGCGGAACAAGGCATCTTGTTACACCGTAGCCGCGAGTATTTGGAAAACCATATTTCCAGTTTTTCCGTATTGGAACACGATCAAAACATTTACGGCTGCGTGGCGTTGAAAACCTTTTCCGAACCGGACTGCGGCGAATTGGCCTGCCTGGTGGTGTCGCCCGAAGCGCGTGATGGCGGCTACGGCGAATTGCTGTTGGAACATCTGTTTCAAAAAGCACGCGCCTTAAATATCAAAACGCTCTTCGCCTTATCCACGCACACGGGCGAATGGTTTGTCGAACGGGGCTTTCAGACGGCCTCAGCCGATGACCTGCCTGCCGAACGCCGGCAGGAATACAATGCCAACGGCCGCAATTCCAAAGTATTTGTTTATGACTTGCAGGCCGTCTGAAAAACTTCAATCTTATTATCCGTTTTTAAAAATTACTTAAATCTTATGTTGAAAATCATCTCTGCCAACGTCAACGGCATCCGTTCCGCCTATAAAAAAGGTTTTTATGAATACATCGCCGCTTCCGGTGCCGACATCGTCTGTGTGCAGGAACTGAAAGCTCAAGAGGCTGACCTGTCGGACGATATGAAGAATCCGCACGGTATGCACGGCTACTGGCATTGCGCGGAAAAGCGCGGTTACAGCGGCGTGGCGGTGTACAGCAAACGCAAACCTGACAATGTGCAAATCGGCATGGGCATTGAAGAATTTGACAGAGAAGGCCGTTTTGTCCGTTGCGATTTCGGCAAGTTGTCGGTAATTTCGCTGTATCTGCCCAGCGGCAGCAGCGCGGAAGAGCGCCAACAAGTGAAATACCGCTTTTTGGACGCGTTCTATCCCATGCTCGAAGCCATGAAGAACGAAGGACGCGACATCGTCGTCTGCGGCGACTGGAATATTGCCCACCAAAACATCGACTTGAAAAACTGGAAGGGCAATCAGAAAAATTCGGGCTTCTTGCCTGAAGAGCGCGAATGGATAGGCAAAGTCATCCACAAGCTCGGTTGGACAGATATGTGGCGCACACTTTATCCCGATGTGCCGGGCTATACCTGGTGGAGCAACCGCGGACAAGCGTATGTGAAAGATGTCGGGTGGCGTATCGATTATCAGATGGTTACGCCGGAGTTGGCTGCAAAAGCCGTTTCCGCACATGTTTATAAAGACGAAAAATTCTCGGATCACGCCCCTTTAGTTGTGGAGTATGACTATGTTGCCGAATAAGGTTTTTGGTAAATATGATTGGAATATAAACGGCAAAACCGGCGTAGGCGCGGCGTGGGTCATGGCGGCATTTGTATTGCCTATGCTGGTGTGGGCGGTGTTTATGCTGGCGCGGATGTCCGGCTGGGTTGCACCGACCAAGGCCAATCCGACGTGGGCGTTGGTGTGGCTGCTGTTTTCACTGCCTTGCCTGCTGATTGCGGCCAAATGCTTTGCTTGGAAGGGCTGGCGGCTGGTTGCCAACATCGTACTTTGTCTGGCGACTTGTGCCATCCTCAGCGTGCCAGCCGCATTGCTGATTGCATTTACACTCAACGACTTGCTCAAATAGGCCGTCTGAAATGCAGAGCTTCGAACTCGAAGAA
The sequence above is a segment of the Neisseria perflava genome. Coding sequences within it:
- the rlmH gene encoding 23S rRNA (pseudouridine(1915)-N(3))-methyltransferase RlmH, whose translation is MNITVLAVGTKMPRWVDEAVGEYAKRFGRDVNYALKEIKPEKRGAGVNAAQGMAAEEKRLLEAIPQGAFLVVLDERGKAPTSVELAQHLKSWQQNGEHVCFIIGGADGMTDRLKQQANMMMRLSSLTLPHGMVRVLLTEQLYRAVSILHNHPYHRE
- the argA gene encoding amino-acid N-acetyltransferase, which encodes MSAIVHFVASFREAAPYIQYLRGKTMVVGVTDSLLEGETLIRLAADLNLLASLGLRLVLVHGSRHLLDKLASGRDFVPKYSGSRRITDEATLMEVKQVAGIIRSDVEAALFSSVSAQQRSKPPVIACGNFITARPLGVIDGVDMGYTGTVRKIDAEEIRLRLDGGAVVLISPLGHSYSGKTFNLSMCETAQEVAMALQAEKLVFLTEEAGIRRADGSLANTLSVGEVQELIHDNPDAPADLLHAAVGALENGVSRVQILNGREDGSLLRELFTREGSGTSIAREPFVAIRQARSDDIPHIIALIRPLAEQGILLHRSREYLENHISSFSVLEHDQNIYGCVALKTFSEPDCGELACLVVSPEARDGGYGELLLEHLFQKARALNIKTLFALSTHTGEWFVERGFQTASADDLPAERRQEYNANGRNSKVFVYDLQAV
- the pyrE gene encoding orotate phosphoribosyltransferase; translation: MSDFRQDFLKFALAQNVLKFGEFTTKAGRQSPYFFNAGLFNDGASTLQLAKFYAEAIIASGVKFDMLFGPAYKGIILAAATAMMLAEKGVNVPFAYNRKEAKDHGEGGVLVGAPLKGRVLIIDDVISAGTSVRESVKLIEAEGATPAAVAIALDRMEKGTGELSAVQEVEKQYGLPVVSIANLNDLFTLLQNNAEFGGFFEPVKAYRERYGAV
- the tsf gene encoding translation elongation factor Ts, with the protein product MAEITAKMVADLRAATGLGMMECKKALVEAEGNFDKAEEILRIKSGAKAGKLAGRTAAEGVLAYAINGNVGALVEVNCETDFVAKDAGFVEFANFVAKTAAEKKPATVEELSELVEAERKAIIAKLGENMSVRRFQVIDTANQLVAYIHGALATEGVLVEYKGSEDVARKIGMHIVAAKPQCVSEAEVDDETIEKERHIYTEQAIASGKPAEIAAKMVEGRIRKFLAEITLNGQAFVMNPDQTVAQFAKENGTEVISFVRYKVGDGIEKAVVDYAAEVAAAAKV
- a CDS encoding 5-formyltetrahydrofolate cyclo-ligase; translated protein: MRNPEKSALRKQFRRSRAQMSADERNAATETINRLLKPYIKKGRKIGVYWPMGKELRLDGFVRAAQKRGAKLYLPYIEPHTRRMWFTPYPADGAKQERKRGHAKLHVPQFTGKKIRVHQLSLLLVPIVGIDKRGYRLGQAGGYYDATLSATKYRLQTQTLGVGFGCQLTDTLPTEPHDLPLDGFVSESGVLMFKHH
- a CDS encoding GNAT family N-acetyltransferase, with amino-acid sequence MTDFSSTPVLSFDRVRLEPLTTAHEAGLREAVCDGEVWKLNVTTAPEPHQVADYIRTAIQTRLAFAVIDEDTGKIVGSTSLYHIDPAIPRLYIGFTWYALSAQRTHINTACKIMLLDYVFDTLNCRCVCWQTDNLNTASQHAIERLGAHQDGILRCHKLRKDGSVRDTVEYSLLREEWPQARVKLLEKAAAYDAS
- the pyrH gene encoding UMP kinase, whose amino-acid sequence is MTQQIKYKRVLLKLSGESLMGSDPFGINHDTIVQTVGEIAEIVRMGVQVGIVVGGGNIFRGVSAQAGSMDRATADYMGMMATVMNALALKDAFETLGIKARVQSALSMQQIAETYARPKAIQYLEEGKVVIFAAGTGNPFFTTDTAAALRGAEMNCDVMLKATNVDGVYTADPKKDPSATRYETITFDEALLKNLKVMDATAFALCRERKLNIVVFGIAKEGSLKRVVTGENEGTLVHC
- the rpsB gene encoding 30S ribosomal protein S2, whose amino-acid sequence is MSQITMRQMIEAGVHFGHQTRFWNPKMAQYIFGARNKIHIVNLEKTLPMFQEAQEAVRRLVANKGTVLFVGTKRQARDIIREEATRAGMPFVDHRWLGGMLTNYKTVKQSIKRLEEKTAALENAAEGGFNKKEILEMQRDVEKLERSLGGIKNMKGLPDAIFVIDTGYQKGTLVEAEKLGIPVIAVVDTNNSPDGVKYVIPGNDDSAKAIRLYCRGIADAVLEGKNQALQETVAAAQEAAAE
- a CDS encoding MJ0042-type zinc finger domain-containing protein, with the translated sequence MPACSCPHCKTPHWVKDAQLNVAQGFVVCTRCSGMFKAKDYLSGNLPADPAHLPVAVTDVRLVHNIGAQILKHSKLSRKEISDLLNSALKEEPKAEEQAAVKTRKDGFNWTLASLIALTVLIMQLFYLALL
- a CDS encoding exodeoxyribonuclease III gives rise to the protein MLKIISANVNGIRSAYKKGFYEYIAASGADIVCVQELKAQEADLSDDMKNPHGMHGYWHCAEKRGYSGVAVYSKRKPDNVQIGMGIEEFDREGRFVRCDFGKLSVISLYLPSGSSAEERQQVKYRFLDAFYPMLEAMKNEGRDIVVCGDWNIAHQNIDLKNWKGNQKNSGFLPEEREWIGKVIHKLGWTDMWRTLYPDVPGYTWWSNRGQAYVKDVGWRIDYQMVTPELAAKAVSAHVYKDEKFSDHAPLVVEYDYVAE